In Conger conger chromosome 5, fConCon1.1, whole genome shotgun sequence, the DNA window ttttatcCCTACTATCTCAAATGGGTCAGGCATGTAATACTTGTAGTGATAAGTAGCCTTAAACTTGCTTTTCTGAAGCCAATAATTGCatggttttgtttgttattgACAAACTATTCCACAGCATATATTTGTCTGTACCGGTTACAGACAGTCCTGGGCTGGACCCATTGAAAAGCCCACTCAAAATGTCAATATAAAACTGTGTAAgagccatttaaaaatgtattacatttttttccactgaaaagaACATTAGAAGAAATGCTGTGCTTGTAGCAGCCTTATGTAAAAACTACACTTTCATACTTCAGTTTCAATGGTTTTACTTGAATGTCATTCTAAGCCACTTTTTTGTACATGTCAAGGACAATTATGTTGTCAGTTTGTGGTGACACCGTGAAGGTTGGTTAACAGGTAATTTCATACCGATTGTGAATGTGTAAATGCTTTGGTTAAACAAGTCTGACAAAGCAGTTATGGGCTCTCCCAGATTCTACCATTCTGCTTTCGACTTAGGTCAAACTTTAATACATTTATAGCTTTAAATGTCTAATTTAGAGAAATATTTGAGAGAACTGAGTAAAATTGGTATACACTGTAGAACCTCTGAGATATGTAGGCATTGGGAATGTAAGTCGTGCAGAACTAAAATGTTCATAATTTTGAAAGTGGTATGAAAACACCAGTTTTAAGCGTTTGAATCTTTTCTTTTGAGTCACGTACTtattattttggtctcattatTTTAAATTGGCCATTTTCTTGTCGTCTTTGGTTTAAGTTAATAACCAATAGTCAAACCAGCAGCAATCAGAATCATTAgaatcattcttttttttctttgccagCTTTCTGTGCTGTTTCTTTTGGTCTTATGTAGCTTATTTATATGAAGTCTTGTTGAGGTTtctgtattatattattttagaaTAGTGCTCAGACATCCCCtttgtggtttttttatttaatggaaaGTGGCTcgtttgtgtttgtctgcatttatgtatttgtgatAATGCAGAGCTTGGTAAGGTGTAATTGTGTATTCTTCTTCCAGGTTCATACGATGTTCACTTAACCAGTCAAACTGTAACTCTGAGTTTCAtatctctgaggttctactgtaaGCAGATGATATACTATATCATCTTAGGCTGTGTTAAGAAATGGTCTTTAAATGGGAAAAGAATTATGACcagttatttttgaaaaaatgaagtTCTGTATATTTTTCAACATCATATTTTATCATTACTGCTCATGTGTACAGTATAATGAGACAAACAAATGTTGCATAAAACCCTCTTGCATGCAAATCACATAGCAAAAATCCCTATTCTATATCATTCTGCTATATAACCCTAAAGGATGTTTGGCCTAAGACTGCACTGCACCGTAAGCATTTATTCAATTCTAACTGCTAATAACAAACTGCCTTTCATTTATGTTTCTGTTAGCCATTGCACCATTTATTACGACAAATATTTTGAGTGTTatataaatgtacaaataaatttATTTCAAATGACAAGTCTCATATATTCTCAAGTGTATAgcacaaaatatgtatttattaagtAAACAAACCCATCATCTTAAAGGAATGTATTGGTGGTTTTACAGCCAAAGCTTGCAATTAAAGTCCTGGTAACACTAAGTCAAATAGCAATGACGATAAATACAATGGCCTGGATTCAGTAAACATTTGGCCATTGCATTGACTTCCAAATTAAATGgaagtgaaatgttttgttcTTGGCCAACCGTTTGAGTTAATTTTTGTAATTCATCTTGCGACTTttgtgaaagaaagaaacaggTGAAGTtatgacaaatgttgattgattaCTGGCCTTTGTGTAACAAATCCTTCAAGTTCTTGTTGATACTGCTGGTTACATCACAAGTATTATGTTTTGGAACTGGtttttgaattaatttaatgcCTATCATAGCTTACTCATTTGGCTGTTAAATCGCATGTAGCCAATGGAtgctttaaaacaaataaatgaagttGTGACTGAAATGGAAAGTAGGAATGTAAATGAAGGACTGTCAAAGGTGGtcttgtgattgattttgtAATATTGTCCATAGTGTGACCACGCCTTGAGGCAATGTTgctaacaataataacacaataagcaCATTTAATTGTTATTACAGTGCCCTTCTGTTGGAACATGGCACGATTGGGGAGGTCTGGCCTCCCATCTCAGTGTTTggttcaattcaaattcaattcacTCATTAAATTCAATTCTGTGTGTCCGTTAAAGTTTAATTCCAGTTCCCTTCTTAAAGAATATTgtcacagttatttagctggcacttttatccaaagtgacttgcactCGATTAGACAGGGGccattcccccctggagcaatgtggggttaagggcctcgctctagggcccgacagctgcactgatcttattgtggctacactggggctggaaccaccaaccttccaggtctcagtcaagcaccttaaccacGAGGCTGTAGGCTGCTCCATTGTCATTTGAATTACAGTTCTGTCGATAGAAATTTAAACTGTAATATGGCACAACCCTGATCTCAGGCCAGGCTCCTCTTTCCACCTTTAGCTGGTCAAGCCACCTCCTCTGACCTTGGATGGTTGAACTGTGCGACCTTGTGGGACAGATGCTGATTTAGCCTCACAAGGATGATGGTCATGACCCCACCAACCAACATCAGGGTAGAAAAGGACATATATTGCATCACTTGGCAGCTGTCGCATTTCCTGGTCAGGATGGCATCCCCTGGGTTGGTATACCCGAGATGGTGTTCATTCCGGCTGGCAAAGCATGTGAACGTCTCGTTTCGTGTTAGGAAGAACCTGTAAATCCTATCGGCCTCTTCTTGTACGTCGCTCGTATTTTTCCGGTATTTGGGCCTATAAAAACActgggaagaggagagagacaatCGAAAATGACAATATGCGTTGCATTAGATTATGATTtcaattgtaatgtaatgactgtacCTAGCTTTAAAAATTATACCACTAAGGTCAAGATTCTGATTTGACGGGTGACTTCAAGTACTTTTATTAATCATTCTGGACAATTTTTCCCAtttcagtgaggaaaaaaaataaaggtacTGTAGATCCCTGCTCTTCAATGAGAGTCTGTATTCAGCGTAAGAGTGTTGTTAAAGAATATGGTACTAAATTAATATAGACCAAATCTGAGCTTTGGTTCAGGTCATATTATACACTCCACTCTTGTTAATTTAGTTCCTTTTAAATTGGACTGGATTGCATACACATGAATTCGAAGCAAGAGAAAGTTGCATAACATTTATGCATATAGCATTACCTGGACCAAGGCTCAGATATGAATGAACCGCAatgctttttgcttttctttgtaAACTTTCAAGAATTAGCCTCTCTGTACCTTGGAGGGTAGATCCAATGCATCCTCATTGTAGTATAGCATGGCAAATTGGGCCTTGTGGTCAGGGCGGGAGAGGTTCACAGTGATGTTCAGACAGGGAAACCTGAACTCTGTCATAGTGTCTTCCCACTCGTCCTGAAAGGAGGCCTGGATCACGGTGCAGTTGGACTCTTCAATCCAGTTGCTGAACCATTACGGAAAGAAAGTATATTTCTTACAGGAAACAGGATGAACAGATGATGGTGGCAAACTGACTTTTGTGGCAAAGCATTTCTGAGGTGGTTGGTCACATGTTTGCAGGGCCTGCTGCAGGGTATGaaaatgtttgttgttgctcagtgattggctggtaaattaagcagttgattacacagctaactcaccttgCCTCTCTTTTTAGTTTGGTGCTGATTTTTagatgaaaacaataaaaactggCCACCCTGCAGCTTTCCCCAAGTGAGAATGAATACCACTGCACTTACTCTGTATGTAGGAGAGCAAAATGTATAAGTACTAACAATGTGCTTTGCTGTTTTATTTGTTCTTTGACCCCCCCATTCTTCAGGTAATTATAAGACCATTCCTGTCTCACCTGCGAAGACAGGGATTCACAATTAGGattccaaacaggaagtacaTGAGAAAGGAAAATCCGATCATGGAAAGTCCCAGAAGGATGGCCCTCTCTTCACCCACACTGGCTGTGGGAGCCTGGGTCTTGCCTTTCTCTCCTTTACTTCTGGTCTCCTTCATAGACAATGTGGTATTTGTCTGCCTGGGgattacacacagcactggaATGAGTCCACCTGTCTTCAGAGACATGCTTTTGTATGTATGGTCA includes these proteins:
- the LOC133128864 gene encoding calcium-activated potassium channel subunit beta-3-like, encoding MLLSPPSRQGSSSIPVHINLQSVRRRPDRIDHTYKSMSLKTGGLIPVLCVIPRQTNTTLSMKETRSKGEKGKTQAPTASVGEERAILLGLSMIGFSFLMYFLFGILIVNPCLRSNWIEESNCTVIQASFQDEWEDTMTEFRFPCLNITVNLSRPDHKAQFAMLYYNEDALDLPSKCFYRPKYRKNTSDVQEEADRIYRFFLTRNETFTCFASRNEHHLGYTNPGDAILTRKCDSCQVMQYMSFSTLMLVGGVMTIILVRLNQHLSHKVAQFNHPRSEEVA